A DNA window from Eretmochelys imbricata isolate rEreImb1 chromosome 3, rEreImb1.hap1, whole genome shotgun sequence contains the following coding sequences:
- the GJA1 gene encoding gap junction alpha-1 protein: MGDWSALGKLLDKVQAYSTAGGKVWLSVLFIFRILLLGTAVESAWGDEQSAFRCNTQQPGCENVCYDKSFPISHVRFWVLQIIFVSVPTLLYLAHVFYVMRKEEKLNKREEELKGVQNDGVNVEMHLKQIEMKKFKYGIEVHGKVKMRGGLLRTYIITILFKSIFEVAFLVIQWYVYGFSLNAIYTCERDPCPHRVDCFLSRPTEKTIFIIFMLVVSLVSLALNIIELFYVFFKGVKDRVKGKPDPYSPTGTVSPAKECGSTKYAYFNGCSSPTAPLSPMSPPGYKLVTGDRNNSSCRNYNKQASEQNWANYSAEQNRLGQAGSTISNSHAQPFDLHDDPQNTKKLASGLELQPLTLVDQRPPSRASSLASSRPRPDDLEI; encoded by the coding sequence ATGGGTGACTGGAGTGCCCTGGGAAAACTTCTTGACAAGGTTCAAGCTTATTCTACTGCAGGAGGGAAGGTATGGCTCTCTGTCCTCTTTATTTTCCGCATCTTGCTCTTGGGGACAGCAGTGGAATCAGCCTGGGGAGATGAGCAATCTGCTTTCCGGTGCAACACTCAGCAGCCTGGTTGCGAGAACGTCTGCTATGACAAGTCCTTTCCAATTTCTCATGTGCGCTTCTGGGTTCTGCAGATCATATTTGTGTCTGTGCCTACCCTCTTGTATCTGGCACATGTGTTCTATGTGATGCGGAAAGAAGAGAAACTGAACAAGAGAGAAGAAGAGCTCAAGGGTGTCCAAAATGATGGTGTGAACGTGGAGATGCACCTCAAACAAATAGAGATGAAGAAATTCAAGTATGGAATTGAAGTGCATGGCAAAGTTAAAATGCGAGGAGGACTGCTCCGTACTTACATAATCACCATTCTCTTTAAGTCTATCTTTGAAGTGGCCTTCTTGGTGATACAATGGTACGTCTATGGGTTTAGCCTGAATGCTATTTACACTTGTGAGCGAGACCCATGCCCACACAGAGTGGACTGCTTCCTCTCCCGTCCAACTGAGAAAACCATCTTCATTATCTTCATGCTGGTAGTGTCTTTAGTATCTCTTGCCTTGAACATTATTGAGCTTTTCTATGTGTTCTTCAAGGGTGTCAAGGATCGTGTGAAAGGAAAACCAGACCCCTACTCTCCCACCGGTACTGTGAGTCCTGCCAAGGAATGTGGATCCACGAAATATGCTTATTTTAATGGCTGTtcctctcccactgcccccttATCACCCATGTCTCCACCAGGCTACAAGCTTGTTACTGGTGACAGGAACAATTCCTCCTGTCGTAACTACAATAAACAAGCCAGTGAGCAAAACTGGGCAAATTACAGTGCTGAGCAGAACAGAttgggacaggctggcagcaccATCTCCAACTCTCATGCCCAGCCCTTTGATTTACATGATGATCCCCAGAACACTAAAAAACTGGCATCAGGGCTTGAGCTGCAGCCCCTCACCCTTGTGGACCAAAGGCCACCTAGCAGAGCCAGCAGCCTAGCCAGTAGTAGACCTAGACCTGATGACCTAGAGATCTAA